One window of the Crassaminicella thermophila genome contains the following:
- a CDS encoding GspE/PulE family protein, translated as MNRKNKRLGDLLIDAKLITKDQLDRALNLQKTTGKKLGELLIAEGLVNEKQIIEVLEFQLGIPHLDLEKYFIDPEIPRLITERLAKRHILIPVRKEKDKLIVAMSDPLNIFAIDDVKIATGLEVSLAIATKEQILNAIEQYYGRERAEKAIEDFKREYDMTNIEDIENTLLDDIDNSPTVRLVNSIIKQAVKLKASDIHLEPTEKNLRIRFRIDGELQEIMTIAKSAHSSIVSRIKILSNMDIAEKRIPQDGRIEMIFDEREMDMRISTLPTVHGEKIVIRILDRGNFIFSKNQLGFTNKNLNIFEKIIKNPYGIVLVTGPTGSGKTTTLYVALKELNKINRNIVTIEDPVEYRLDGISQVQVNNKAGLSFTSGLRAILRQDPDVIMIGEIRDSETARIAVRAAITGHLVLSTMHTNDTASTVTRLVDMGIEPYLVSASVVGIIAQRLVKRICFNCKTTYIPNFMEKTFLNIDNDVTLYKGKGCSVCNYTGYKGRQVVHEIMPINEKIRFLIDDKAGIDKIRKEACNIGMTSLKENCKQLVLEGVTTIDELIRIAYSLE; from the coding sequence ACAACAGGTAAAAAATTAGGGGAATTATTGATTGCTGAAGGGTTAGTCAATGAAAAACAAATTATTGAAGTATTAGAATTTCAGTTAGGAATACCTCATTTAGATTTAGAAAAATATTTTATTGATCCAGAAATACCAAGACTTATTACTGAAAGATTAGCAAAAAGGCATATATTAATTCCTGTAAGAAAGGAAAAAGATAAATTAATTGTTGCTATGTCTGATCCTTTAAATATTTTTGCTATAGATGATGTGAAAATTGCAACAGGCTTAGAAGTAAGTTTAGCTATAGCAACAAAGGAACAAATTTTAAATGCTATAGAGCAATATTATGGAAGAGAAAGAGCAGAGAAAGCTATAGAGGATTTTAAAAGAGAATATGACATGACAAATATTGAAGATATAGAAAATACTCTACTGGATGACATTGATAATTCACCTACTGTTAGATTGGTTAACTCTATTATCAAGCAGGCGGTTAAATTAAAAGCAAGTGATATTCATTTGGAGCCAACGGAAAAAAATCTTCGTATTCGATTTCGTATTGATGGGGAACTACAAGAAATCATGACTATAGCAAAATCAGCTCATTCATCCATTGTGTCAAGAATAAAAATATTGAGCAATATGGATATTGCAGAAAAAAGAATACCTCAAGATGGGCGAATTGAGATGATTTTTGATGAGAGAGAGATGGATATGCGTATATCTACGCTACCAACAGTACATGGAGAAAAAATAGTTATTCGTATTCTTGACAGAGGGAATTTTATATTTTCTAAAAATCAACTTGGCTTTACAAACAAGAATCTAAATATTTTTGAAAAAATTATAAAAAATCCTTATGGTATAGTTTTAGTAACAGGCCCTACTGGAAGTGGAAAAACTACAACTTTATATGTCGCTTTAAAAGAGCTAAACAAAATTAATAGAAATATTGTTACAATAGAAGATCCTGTTGAATATAGATTAGATGGAATAAGCCAAGTACAGGTTAATAATAAAGCAGGATTATCTTTTACAAGTGGTTTAAGAGCTATCTTAAGACAAGATCCTGATGTAATAATGATAGGAGAGATAAGAGATTCTGAAACAGCTAGAATCGCAGTGCGTGCTGCAATAACTGGACATTTGGTTTTAAGTACTATGCATACAAATGATACTGCATCTACAGTAACAAGATTGGTTGATATGGGAATTGAACCTTATTTAGTATCAGCCTCAGTAGTTGGTATTATTGCACAAAGGCTGGTTAAAAGAATTTGTTTTAACTGTAAAACGACTTATATACCAAATTTTATGGAAAAAACCTTTTTAAATATAGATAATGATGTAACCTTATACAAGGGGAAAGGTTGTAGTGTGTGCAACTACACAGGTTATAAAGGCAGACAAGTAGTGCATGAGATTATGCCAATTAATGAGAAAATAAGATTTTTAATTGATGATAAGGCAGGGATAGATAAAATTAGGAAAGAAGCATGTAATATAGGAATGACATCATTAAAAGAAAATTGCAAACAATTAGTGTTAGAAGGAGTTACTACGATTGATGAATTGATTCGTATTGCATATAGCTTAGAATAG
- a CDS encoding type IV pilus twitching motility protein PilT: MDITNLLKIATDKKASDIHITVGTPPTIRVNGNLIRCGDNPLSQDDTELLVKQVLNEEQIKKLDKKGELDLSFSIMGLGRFRINAFKQRGTYSIALRVVSLKIPTMEELGLPPVLSELARKKKGLVLVTGPTGSGKSTTLASMIDLINNERYCHILTLEDPIEYIHSHNKSIVNQREIGSDSTSFANGLRAALRQDPDVILVGEMRDLETISIAITAAETGHLVLSTLHTLGTAQTVDRIIDVFPPHQQQQVRIQLAASLEGIISQQLLPKADGSGRVAAYEIMVATPAIRNLIREGKTHQIQTSVQTGARFGMQTMDNSLMELYNKGIISKEILLSYAIDKDMVRRFVSL, translated from the coding sequence ATGGATATTACTAATTTACTAAAGATAGCTACTGATAAAAAAGCATCTGATATTCACATTACCGTTGGAACTCCTCCAACAATAAGAGTGAATGGGAATTTGATAAGATGTGGAGATAATCCTCTTTCACAAGATGATACTGAGCTTTTGGTAAAACAAGTATTAAATGAGGAACAAATAAAGAAATTAGATAAAAAAGGTGAATTAGATTTATCTTTTTCTATCATGGGTTTAGGAAGATTTCGAATTAATGCTTTTAAACAAAGAGGAACCTATAGCATAGCATTAAGAGTTGTATCTCTTAAGATTCCAACTATGGAAGAATTAGGATTGCCTCCTGTATTAAGTGAGTTAGCAAGAAAAAAGAAAGGGCTGGTATTAGTAACAGGACCTACTGGAAGTGGAAAATCAACTACCCTCGCTTCTATGATTGATTTGATTAATAACGAAAGATATTGTCATATTTTAACACTTGAAGATCCAATTGAATATATACATAGTCATAATAAAAGTATTGTAAATCAAAGGGAAATTGGTAGCGATTCTACAAGTTTTGCAAATGGACTAAGAGCAGCATTAAGACAAGATCCTGATGTTATTCTAGTAGGAGAGATGAGAGATCTAGAGACTATTAGCATAGCTATAACAGCTGCAGAAACAGGGCACTTAGTATTATCAACATTACATACTTTAGGAACAGCTCAAACTGTAGATCGTATTATTGATGTATTTCCACCACATCAACAACAACAAGTAAGAATACAATTAGCTGCTTCATTAGAAGGAATAATATCTCAACAATTGCTTCCTAAAGCTGATGGAAGTGGAAGAGTTGCAGCATATGAAATAATGGTAGCAACACCAGCTATTAGAAATCTTATAAGAGAAGGAAAGACTCATCAAATTCAGACTTCTGTTCAAACAGGAGCAAGATTTGGAATGCAAACAATGGATAACTCTCTTATGGAATTATATAATAAAGGAATTATTTCAAAAGAAATTCTTTTGTCTTATGCTATTGATAAAGATATGGTAAGACGATTTGTAAGCTTATAA
- a CDS encoding type II secretion system F family protein, translating into MPVYRYKAVTNTGENIEGNYDAKDKNEVIAMLRQKKYYPVSISQVVEGKNIFDFSILSRINTKDIAVFCRQFYTMLNAGVPILQCLNVLSIQSENKKLKKVIRSVQVDIQKGATFSNALRSNKRIFPELLINMIEAGEVSGNLDGIMERMAVHYEKESKINNKIQKAMVYPIILSILCIFVIVFLLTFVTPIFISMFESANVPLPIPTRILLFISNTIIHYWYIYIIVFSVLLYMVSRFINSETGKFFIDRLKFKIPVIKNTTKKIVTSRFTRTLATLLSSGIPLIQCLESTRKVVGNKVVEIGLKNAIQEIAKGASLGSVIKKIGVFPPMVISMIEIGEESGALDDILDKTANFFDEETETALQKLATMFEPLMIIVMALVVGFIVLAMMLPLFDMISTIEM; encoded by the coding sequence GTGCCAGTTTACCGATATAAGGCTGTAACAAATACTGGAGAAAATATTGAAGGAAATTATGATGCTAAAGATAAGAATGAAGTTATTGCTATGCTTAGGCAAAAGAAATATTATCCTGTTAGCATTTCACAAGTAGTTGAAGGTAAGAATATATTTGATTTCTCTATTCTAAGTAGAATAAATACAAAAGATATTGCAGTTTTTTGTAGACAATTCTATACTATGTTAAATGCTGGAGTTCCTATTTTACAATGCCTTAATGTTTTAAGTATACAAAGTGAAAATAAAAAACTTAAAAAAGTTATTAGAAGTGTACAAGTTGATATCCAAAAAGGTGCAACTTTTTCTAATGCCCTTAGAAGCAACAAAAGAATTTTTCCAGAATTATTAATTAATATGATAGAGGCAGGGGAAGTAAGTGGAAATCTAGATGGTATTATGGAAAGAATGGCTGTTCATTATGAAAAGGAAAGTAAAATTAACAATAAGATACAAAAAGCAATGGTTTATCCTATTATTTTAAGTATTTTATGTATATTCGTTATTGTTTTTTTACTAACATTTGTAACACCGATCTTTATTAGTATGTTTGAAAGTGCTAATGTACCATTACCTATTCCTACAAGAATCTTATTATTTATTAGCAATACTATAATACACTATTGGTACATTTATATAATTGTATTTTCTGTTTTACTGTATATGGTTAGTAGATTTATAAACAGTGAGACTGGAAAGTTTTTTATTGATCGGTTAAAATTTAAAATTCCAGTTATAAAAAATACCACAAAAAAAATAGTAACAAGCCGTTTCACAAGAACACTAGCAACCCTGCTTTCTAGTGGGATTCCTTTAATTCAATGTTTAGAAAGTACAAGAAAGGTTGTAGGAAACAAAGTAGTAGAGATTGGTTTGAAAAATGCAATTCAAGAAATCGCTAAAGGAGCAAGCTTGGGAAGTGTTATAAAAAAAATAGGAGTTTTTCCACCAATGGTAATTTCTATGATTGAAATAGGTGAAGAATCAGGGGCATTAGATGATATTTTAGATAAGACAGCAAACTTTTTTGATGAAGAGACAGAAACTGCTTTACAAAAACTAGCAACTATGTTTGAACCATTAATGATTATAGTAATGGCTCTTGTAGTTGGGTTTATTGTATTAGCTATGATGTTGCCATTATTTGATATGATAAGTACTATTGAAATGTAG
- a CDS encoding type II secretion system protein, translating to MLKMFSKRINNKKGFTLIELIVVIAILGILGMIAVPKFSGFTDKAKEQADNTSLATINNAIRIYCAEKGIDNLIDQTTGSGNNQKTITANSTVDDIIDFLKIEGLLESDAKLYDSTNLSYDSDENIIN from the coding sequence ATGTTAAAAATGTTTAGTAAAAGAATTAATAACAAAAAAGGTTTTACTCTAATTGAATTAATTGTGGTTATTGCTATTTTAGGTATCTTAGGTATGATTGCAGTACCAAAATTTAGTGGTTTCACTGATAAAGCAAAAGAGCAAGCAGATAATACAAGTCTAGCTACAATAAATAATGCTATTAGAATTTATTGTGCAGAAAAAGGTATAGATAATTTAATTGATCAAACTACTGGTAGTGGTAATAATCAAAAAACAATAACTGCTAATTCAACTGTAGATGATATTATTGATTTTTTAAAGATTGAAGGTTTATTAGAAAGTGATGCAAAATTATATGATAGTACAAATTTATCATATGATAGCGATGAAAATATAATAAATTAA
- a CDS encoding prepilin-type N-terminal cleavage/methylation domain-containing protein produces MCIVKLFGYKKDTDSSKKNSKKIYGKRGFTLIEIVLIIAIIGILSAIAVPKFEEFIEVAKVRADESNIKILNNATKYYAAYENKNLTDISAEELGVNGEKLVPSFLANSPNPQSKGIKYLWIQEMGIWTLNMSDSGQSNEKYKGLLENLQNAIYKRGHWTIKDDVLKNKYWFEERMFIPNDNSQYEIIARVKLSRDAILLGNGYGIIFESKVKNSGNKIEDTGYIFQFDPGYNHKLILRERKNGSENDPFFIMDPSEKMIKNSSTWWTDEHDIKIIVKKVLNESNKKEVTIFVDDISIGEPIFIDALDEGEQGYVGFRTWGPSTTEFIKPQIKAIE; encoded by the coding sequence ATGTGCATAGTTAAATTATTTGGATATAAAAAAGATACAGATAGTAGTAAAAAAAATTCAAAAAAAATATATGGTAAAAGAGGATTTACATTAATAGAAATTGTTTTGATCATTGCAATTATAGGCATTTTATCAGCAATAGCAGTTCCTAAGTTTGAAGAATTTATAGAAGTAGCAAAAGTAAGAGCAGATGAATCCAATATTAAAATTTTAAATAACGCTACGAAATATTATGCAGCTTATGAAAATAAAAATTTAACAGATATTTCGGCTGAGGAATTAGGAGTAAATGGAGAAAAACTTGTCCCGAGTTTTTTAGCAAATTCACCAAATCCGCAAAGCAAAGGAATTAAATATTTATGGATTCAGGAGATGGGGATTTGGACACTAAATATGTCTGATTCTGGACAAAGCAATGAAAAATATAAAGGATTATTGGAAAATTTACAAAATGCTATTTATAAAAGAGGCCATTGGACAATTAAAGATGATGTACTTAAAAATAAATATTGGTTTGAAGAACGTATGTTTATTCCTAATGACAATAGTCAATATGAGATTATAGCGAGAGTAAAATTAAGTAGAGATGCAATACTTTTGGGAAATGGATATGGTATTATATTTGAAAGCAAAGTAAAAAATAGCGGAAATAAAATTGAAGATACAGGTTATATATTTCAATTTGATCCTGGTTATAATCATAAATTAATTTTGAGAGAAAGAAAAAATGGTAGTGAAAATGATCCGTTTTTTATCATGGATCCTTCTGAAAAAATGATTAAAAATAGTAGCACTTGGTGGACTGATGAACATGATATTAAGATTATTGTTAAAAAAGTTTTAAATGAATCGAATAAAAAAGAAGTTACCATTTTTGTTGATGATATTTCAATAGGGGAACCTATTTTTATAGATGCTTTAGATGAGGGAGAACAAGGTTATGTTGGATTTAGAACTTGGGGGCCTTCAACTACTGAATTTATCAAACCACAAATTAAAGCTATAGAATAA
- a CDS encoding type IV pilus modification PilV family protein, producing MKFIRNKKGVTLVEIIVSIAILGIILTSITTLFSSTFTGVFSAGKKSKAIHKAQMEMEQYIATSIQTSNIKVKNISTSNYKIVFSGNPPIKISMRGKEIQYHNENNDVSLTLFVPDN from the coding sequence ATGAAATTTATTAGGAACAAAAAAGGAGTTACACTAGTAGAAATAATTGTATCTATAGCTATTTTAGGAATTATTTTAACTTCTATTACTACACTTTTTAGTAGTACTTTTACAGGAGTTTTTTCTGCAGGAAAGAAAAGTAAAGCGATTCACAAAGCTCAGATGGAAATGGAACAATACATTGCTACATCAATTCAGACTTCAAATATTAAAGTGAAAAATATCAGTACGAGTAACTATAAAATTGTATTCTCAGGAAACCCACCTATTAAAATTTCAATGAGGGGAAAAGAAATTCAATATCATAATGAAAATAATGATGTGTCATTAACACTTTTTGTGCCTGATAACTAA
- a CDS encoding prepilin-type N-terminal cleavage/methylation domain-containing protein, with protein sequence MFYYKGRYRFTFQSYVANKKGITLIELLLALALISMILSISYSLNIFGIKSFSKASSQANVQENVRLAVDFITQETRYATQLEILDNLETIPEKAQIDEDEYYILLNDHSIEYRYKDHSKVIANIIENLSFHKDKDADKILSFIIEGKDKKQKYDLNSKVLAINLTKEIMTSSENGIAIKYKKTKEKENKTDYEKWKNCVLSTNFLAVGKNTMIKKINTPNPIIYVNGDIYLDKNSQISLPKNAIIYAKGDIFLGQNAQIRMEENSTIYTDGNIYIGKNAWIYSKENTTIYAKGSIELEQNSLIKLKENSRIFSCNRIYLEKNATIYLYRNSMIYAKGNIHKEKNALVYGKEVNFNLPNISISDLSIPPLQKDEWYIEKKYSSIMIARNNMKFFGSYFELPKNRQCYNITIVSKGMIGISKNCKASGVLYAPDDIVIINKNSFFDGIVIANEIYLDKNVQLSQVLDYSNDLPF encoded by the coding sequence GTGTTTTATTATAAAGGAAGATATAGATTTACTTTTCAATCCTATGTTGCAAATAAAAAAGGTATAACACTTATAGAGCTTTTACTTGCTTTAGCACTGATCAGTATGATCTTATCAATTAGTTATTCTTTAAATATTTTTGGAATTAAATCTTTTTCAAAAGCATCTTCTCAGGCCAATGTACAGGAAAATGTTCGTTTAGCAGTAGATTTTATTACGCAAGAAACACGGTATGCAACACAGTTAGAAATTTTAGATAATTTAGAAACAATTCCAGAAAAAGCTCAAATTGATGAGGATGAGTATTATATTCTTTTAAATGATCATTCGATAGAATATAGATATAAAGATCATTCAAAAGTTATTGCGAATATTATTGAGAATTTATCTTTTCATAAGGATAAAGATGCAGATAAAATTCTAAGTTTCATAATTGAAGGAAAGGATAAGAAACAAAAATATGATTTGAATTCAAAAGTACTTGCAATAAACTTGACTAAGGAGATTATGACTTCTTCAGAAAACGGTATTGCAATTAAATATAAAAAAACAAAAGAGAAGGAAAATAAAACAGACTATGAAAAATGGAAAAACTGTGTTTTAAGTACTAATTTTTTAGCGGTTGGTAAAAATACAATGATTAAAAAGATAAACACGCCTAATCCAATAATATATGTAAATGGAGATATTTATTTAGATAAGAATTCTCAAATTAGTCTGCCTAAAAATGCAATAATTTATGCAAAAGGAGATATATTTTTAGGACAAAATGCTCAGATTCGTATGGAGGAAAATTCAACTATTTATACAGATGGAAATATTTATATTGGCAAAAACGCATGGATTTATTCAAAAGAAAATACAACAATTTATGCAAAAGGATCTATTGAACTTGAACAAAATTCGCTTATTAAATTGAAAGAAAATTCGAGAATTTTCTCGTGTAATAGAATATATTTAGAAAAAAATGCAACAATTTATTTGTATAGAAATTCAATGATTTATGCAAAAGGAAATATTCATAAGGAAAAAAATGCTTTAGTTTATGGGAAGGAAGTAAATTTTAATTTACCAAATATTTCAATTTCAGATCTTTCAATCCCTCCATTACAGAAAGATGAATGGTATATAGAAAAAAAATACAGTAGTATAATGATTGCCAGAAATAATATGAAATTTTTTGGTTCATATTTTGAACTACCCAAAAACAGGCAGTGTTATAATATAACAATTGTTAGTAAAGGAATGATTGGTATTTCGAAAAATTGCAAAGCTAGTGGAGTACTGTATGCACCAGATGATATAGTTATAATTAACAAAAATTCATTTTTTGATGGTATTGTGATTGCTAATGAGATTTATTTAGATAAAAATGTGCAATTATCACAAGTGCTGGATTATTCAAATGACCTACCATTTTAA
- a CDS encoding prepilin peptidase, with protein sequence MQFIILLLGLLIGSFLNVCIFRIPRGESIVYPSSHCLKCNTPLKSIDLVPVFSYLIYRGKCRYCGAKLSIQYPTIELMNAIIYMLLYYKFGCTFDFLQYTILASLLIVISLIDFYHQIIPDGLIMFGLIVTFLLKIPLLVKDFTLIYNYLIGLLLGGGFFLLLAIITNGAMGGGDIKLMGLLGLWLGWKWILLIMFLSFFLGSIISILLMISKKKGRKDMIPFAPFIGLAVLMTVCYGNDIIYYYMLFL encoded by the coding sequence ATGCAATTTATTATTTTATTATTAGGATTATTAATTGGTTCATTCCTAAATGTATGTATATTTAGAATTCCAAGAGGAGAATCTATTGTTTATCCATCATCCCATTGTCTTAAATGCAATACTCCTTTAAAATCGATAGATTTAGTTCCTGTTTTTAGTTACTTGATTTATAGAGGGAAATGTCGCTATTGCGGTGCAAAACTATCTATACAGTATCCAACAATAGAGCTTATGAATGCAATCATTTATATGTTATTATACTATAAGTTTGGATGTACTTTTGATTTTTTACAATATACTATATTAGCAAGCTTGCTAATAGTGATTAGTTTAATTGACTTTTATCATCAAATTATTCCGGATGGTTTGATTATGTTTGGTCTTATTGTAACTTTTTTGCTTAAAATTCCACTCTTAGTAAAAGATTTTACACTTATATATAATTATTTAATAGGGTTATTATTAGGAGGAGGTTTTTTTTTATTACTTGCTATTATAACAAATGGTGCTATGGGTGGCGGAGATATTAAATTAATGGGATTACTTGGATTGTGGTTAGGATGGAAGTGGATTCTTTTAATTATGTTTTTATCCTTTTTTCTTGGAAGTATTATTTCTATATTATTAATGATTTCAAAGAAAAAAGGACGCAAAGATATGATTCCTTTTGCTCCGTTTATTGGTTTAGCTGTATTAATGACAGTTTGTTACGGGAATGATATAATATATTATTATATGCTTTTTCTTTAA
- the pilM gene encoding type IV pilus assembly protein PilM → MFSKNVLSVDIGTYNIKMVVGKYINNNVIIDNVFSLPTPPNVVQDGQITNIDKLKDIIYDALKNRKIKTKKVIFTLESTSIITRELLLPYVKEKDLEQMLEYEIQQQFPTTLEEYVIQYKKLEEVDEIDSKKIRILVATLPKIIAQNYLELVKKLNLKPIALDSHSNAISKLFHKNVKINDEQVSKNENAIEINIDKNALDENKTIAIVDLGYENININIIDDGILKFSRLLTVGGKEIDIHIANTFNISLKDAEKKKRENVMLYDNIIRSCVNDWIEEMQRIFKYYTSRKPGNKIDKIYLLGGQANLTDIDQYFKENFYIPIQKIERMSNINLEHLKLDFDIKVYLNAIGAIIRR, encoded by the coding sequence TTGTTTTCAAAAAATGTTTTATCAGTTGATATTGGTACATATAATATAAAAATGGTTGTTGGAAAATACATAAATAATAATGTAATTATTGATAATGTATTTTCTTTACCTACCCCGCCTAATGTTGTTCAAGATGGTCAAATTACAAATATAGATAAGTTAAAAGATATAATTTACGATGCATTAAAGAACAGAAAAATAAAAACTAAAAAAGTTATTTTTACATTAGAAAGTACATCTATTATTACAAGAGAACTATTATTACCTTATGTAAAGGAAAAAGACCTTGAGCAAATGCTTGAATATGAAATACAACAGCAGTTTCCTACTACTTTGGAAGAATATGTGATTCAATATAAAAAACTAGAAGAGGTAGATGAAATAGATTCAAAAAAAATAAGAATATTAGTTGCTACACTTCCTAAAATTATTGCACAAAACTATTTGGAGTTGGTAAAAAAACTAAACTTAAAGCCGATAGCTTTAGATAGTCATTCAAATGCTATTTCTAAGCTGTTCCATAAGAACGTAAAAATTAATGATGAGCAAGTTAGTAAAAATGAAAATGCAATAGAAATAAATATAGATAAAAATGCCTTAGATGAAAATAAGACAATAGCAATTGTTGATTTGGGTTATGAAAATATTAATATAAATATTATAGATGATGGAATTCTTAAATTTAGCCGTCTTTTAACAGTAGGGGGAAAGGAAATTGATATACATATAGCAAATACTTTTAATATTTCGCTAAAGGATGCTGAAAAAAAGAAACGAGAAAATGTAATGTTGTATGATAACATTATTAGGTCATGTGTGAATGATTGGATAGAGGAAATGCAGCGTATTTTCAAGTATTATACCAGTAGAAAACCGGGAAATAAGATTGATAAAATATATCTTTTAGGAGGACAGGCAAATCTAACAGATATTGATCAATATTTTAAAGAAAACTTTTATATACCTATTCAAAAAATTGAGAGAATGAGTAATATAAACTTAGAGCATCTGAAATTAGATTTTGATATAAAGGTTTATTTAAATGCAATTGGAGCAATTATCAGAAGATAA
- a CDS encoding PilN domain-containing protein, with translation MRDFNFFEPFLSNKKKKNSKKIAYRVGVFILLGIFIIIPLMNLYTIRKLENEVVETNNTMNTSENYEERKDIEIKVQKIDELKKKLKKLKKIETDIKEKDIINDFLIYTIRDMVPENLFFESITIHPDNVEICGIAKNKIAIAELKHNFKNIDIFKNIFIPTISGNEGRYEFMLSFTIKDVSRDETN, from the coding sequence ATGAGGGATTTTAATTTTTTTGAACCATTTTTATCAAACAAGAAAAAAAAGAATAGCAAAAAAATAGCATATCGTGTAGGTGTTTTTATTCTATTAGGTATTTTTATTATTATACCGTTAATGAATCTATACACAATAAGAAAATTAGAGAATGAAGTGGTTGAAACAAATAATACAATGAATACTTCTGAAAATTATGAAGAGAGAAAAGATATAGAGATAAAAGTACAAAAAATTGATGAACTGAAAAAAAAATTGAAAAAGCTAAAAAAAATTGAAACTGATATAAAAGAAAAAGATATAATTAATGATTTCCTAATCTATACAATTCGAGATATGGTTCCAGAAAATTTGTTCTTTGAATCAATTACTATACATCCTGATAATGTAGAAATATGTGGAATAGCAAAAAATAAAATTGCAATTGCAGAGCTCAAACATAATTTTAAAAATATAGATATTTTTAAAAATATATTTATTCCAACTATTTCAGGTAATGAAGGAAGATATGAATTCATGCTTAGTTTTACTATTAAGGATGTGAGCAGAGATGAAACTAACTAA